In Cicer arietinum cultivar CDC Frontier isolate Library 1 chromosome 7, Cicar.CDCFrontier_v2.0, whole genome shotgun sequence, the genomic window CATGACTTATGTGACAACTTTAATTCAgcattaatttataattatgcactatatattaaattatcaagTCATCATctttaattgaattgaaatgATCAGATCATGGCAGTCATGAATTATCAATCAACTTGATTTTTTTCACGTATCATAAATTAATCAACTCATTTCTGTGTGTAATTTTTGTCTTCAATGTCTTTCTAAAGATATTTTTATCTTACACTTAAACAATAATGTATACTataaaatacagacaacaagaaaATAAGCTGAAACATAACTTTAATTGAAATCATAAGTGTCGTACAAAATAAAACTTTAGAAACATAACGTTTAATTGAAATCATAAGTGtcattcaaaataaaactttaaaaccATACATGTATATATACATCAATCACACTATCATGTTAACAAAGACTTATCCATAATGCTCGTCATTTCAACATGGCCAATAATGTCTTGAGCTGTAAATCTTTGATTAACTGATCTGGTATCATTATATCTGAATTCATATAATCAAATGACACTTTTGTTTCTACGCTTCTCCTTTATACTAACAAGTTTATACTAATCATACACATATTGAAATACAATGTTCCATGATTTTAGTTACTCTGCTTTTGACTAAtcaattaagaataaaaatatgccTACATGCAAACATATATAATCATTAtttgtttgtaaaaaaatgtaAGGAAAATGATAATCATTGTTTGAAATTTCGGTAATAGTAATGGTTGCATTGCAATACTTAATATTGAATGAAAGTTGCACTTCATGTGGTCACAATTACAGACATAATGTAGTCATAGGCTTTAAAATTATTCATGTTGCTACTAAAATTGTAGTTGTGGATCACACTTTAGAACTATCATGATAatatataatcaacaaaaaaaatatacatactGACATTAGTTTTGTTAGCATGATCAAAAGCTTGAATcaacaaataagaaaattgttgAGACCAAAGAAGAAAATGAGAGGTTGAAACTGACACAGTTTGCAAAGAATTACCAAGCAATGCATATGGACTTCTTCAACATCATTCAACATGATAAACAAGAAGTTGTAACCAAATCAATAAGTAGCCATGAAGAAAGTGAACTTGTGTCCCTTTCATTAGGTATTTCATCCATAGGCCATCCCATAGATGACAAAAAGAATagaaatgaaacaaaaaatatcaaagaAGATGAGAATTTTGATGAAGGACTTGCTCTTAGGTTAAATATCACATTTGACCCTTCATCAACAACTAAGGAAGGGAAGGAAGAGGAACTCACTAAGAAATGGTCACCAAACAAAGTTTTGAAGACAACAAGAACCGGAGATATAACTACAGAAGTTTCTCAATATTCTCAACTCAAGAAAACTAGGGTTTGTATTAGAGCCAGATGTGATACTCAAACGGTtagtataaatttattatatgtttaaaacGAACTTATATACTATGTTAGATAAATGTCAGTAAGTTAGTGGTTATAAAATCAACATTTAAGATGCAACCATGGAAAAGGAGAATTACCATTATTAGATGGAGTATTAGATAAATATCATGCTATAATAAATTGCaatattgtgtttttttttctttttatgtgtttcAATAAACTTTTATATAGATGAATGATGGAGGCCAATGGAGAAAATATGGACAGAAAATAGCAAAAGGAAATCCGTGCCCTCGAGCATATTATAGATGCACTGTCTCTCCATCTTGTCCTGTGAGAAAACAggtaaaaaatttcaaagaacTTGCTTTGGTATAGAAACATGTcatataaaagaagaaaaatgaaatgatTGGATTCATCTtattcttaaaaagaaaaataattttatttataatatgagTAGAGAGCCTAAACACATAATATGCATAAGAtcccctagttggacaaaaactACAAAAGATTTTTTTCTTATCCACACAAAACAGAGCcaagagaaagaaaaatgaCTACATTCATGAATTAccaattttcatttctttttaatcaatttattttcaaccatatgattaaattttgtaaatatgtttaGGTAGAGTTGTCTTTTTTCCTCTTAACTCTTCATTTTCCAAGTAAAAAGTCCAAATAATCAATCTTTTACTCAAGAGATAAGTAAAGTGTTGTTAACGATTAATTATAGACAAAGTTTGAACTTAAATATTTCAGATGATCTCGACTTCTTGAGTTCAACTAGAATTATCaattaagttaaaatatttaattgatttgatgACTTATAAAAAAGGAAGTGCAAATAATCTAAAAGAGTATAGCAAAATACTTATATTAATCAATCTTATAgaattttttctcaattttttaggTTCAAAGATGTGCTGAAGACATGTCAATCTTGATTACCACCTATGAAGGGACTCATGACCATTCTCTACATACTTCAGCCACAGCCATGGCCTACACAACTTCTGCAGCTGCTTCCATGCTTAAGTGTTCTTCATTCACCTCACAACAAGGACTAACCAATTCAAATACATTCCCAATCATCAATTCCAATTTTTCTTATAACCTTAATCCCCCAAATTGTACATCAACTTCAAAGAAGTTTCCAATCCCACAACAATTATACTTTCAAAACTCTTCTATTTCTTCCCTTAATTCTCACCCAACAGTCACTCTTGATCTTACTACACCTCAAACTCCATTTCCCATTGGCAAATTCAACACACCTTTTCCATCCACCCAAAAAAGTTCATCAACAAACCCTAATCTTTCATCAACTATCACACCTTTCCAATCTTGTATGTTACCATCAACTTTGAGTCCTTATAGTGGACATTTCAACTATGGAGGACTAATCAACCAATATGGAAATCAAGCATTTCAAGGACATGTATACCAACCTAGTTATATGATGAGTAACCATGCCATTTCTCAACAACCTTTAAGAGATTCAATTGTGGCCACAACCAAGGCAATTACAACAAATTATCCAAAATTTCAGTATGCCTTAAAAGCTGCTCTCACAACATATGTTGGTAGCAATGAATTTTCTTGTGATGGAGTAAAAGAAAATCATGTTGTGGCTGAGAATGAAGCTTTGAACTTAAAGCTAGGTGGAGATAGGTCATATTCAAAGAACACTACTTGTAATGTTCAAAAAGGAAACATGTTCAAATTTCCACCATCACAACAATAATGTGAAAGTTACTTTGGATTACCTTATGATAAAAGTTACCTACTCTTATAGGAAAAGAAGTTAATAATATACATAATGCTTTCAAAAGATTCAATTTCAAGTCTATCATAAACGAGAGTTTGACCTATATATAGTAATAGAGGAGAAGCATGCAAATTGCATTTACGTTTCCAAGCAATTTTTGTACTGCAAGATTCATTGTCTAGATTATACAATGAAAGCCAAATGTAATTGATTGttgtaaaattcttttaaaGATTAATCATTCTTTATTTCATACAAAATTATCACTACAACATTTATGGTCTATGGCAACATTTTTTTAAGCAACATGTGTAAAATGTTGTCTAAAAATAGATAAGGAAACATTTTACGTCTATTGTCATTATTGTTTTTTCAACACCGTATAAAcgtgttggggttgattgcaagtcccacatcctttagtgtgggagaataaggagaaggccaaggctatgtattgggttttggtcctttgttttcaaatgcaccagtcagcaatagcactttaagcttgtatctgacttagtttaaatatttgctttgtaagagtgtggttgtactggggtgtctggtgtgagtgagagaagtctatgtgttgtaacaattttcacatagtgttaattctctggttgccggtttaggcagcggccgtggtttttCCTCCGgtttggagtttccacgttatattcttgtgttgtgattgtgtcttaattcttttttaacTTATGTTATTTTTCTCCCAACATCTGGTATCGGAGCAAGGTTCGGAGGTTCGGtaggataatttttcttagtatgCTCTGTGGTTGCAGTTTTGTCTGATCTTCCACATCAGAAAAGAATTATCCTTGGTATTTTTAGGGGAAAGGTGATACTGTGAAAGTGTTGTTTAGGGAGgttctggctaaggaaagacttggtatttaagcgtgtctgttgtgacccacctctctttcctgggaacTTACCTGGTGCACAGTTTACAGTCTGCGTGCAGCTGCTATGTCTTCATCAAGCGTTATGAAGTTTGACATAGAGAAGtttgatggaagaatcaactttggcttttggaaagtacaagtcaaggatgtgcttatacaatcaggattacacaaggcgttgaaaggaaacacttccaacatggaggacgacaagtgggaggaactagatttgagagctgcaagtgcaattcgtctgtgtttggcaaagaatgttcttgcgaATGTGCAGAATCTGTCATCAGCCAAGCAACTCTGGGAGAAGCTTGAAGGGTTATATCAGGCTAAGGGCATCTCAAATCGGTTGTTGTTGAAAGAGCAATTCCACAATCTGCGCATGGAtgagggtacgaaaatctctgatcatcttagtactttgaataatattgtctctgagttggaatctatcaaagttgagattgatgatgaagataaagcgttaaggctcattttgtcccttccaccttcctatgttcatcttaaacttgttctgatgtatgggaaggaaagtttgagttttgaagaagttgcaactaaaattatttctgaagaaaggagaatgaaaaatgaTAAAAGCACTTCATCAAGCTCAATGTTGCTGACGAGAAGTGGGGCTAATGGGAAGAAGATACATGCAAAGAATTTGGTGTGCTGGGAGTGTGGAAAGTTTGGGCATGTGAAGAGAAATTGTCCAGGTGGAGCAGTATCTGAAAAAGACTCTGAGACAAGTGCTGGCAAGGTCTCCCTTGTTTTGGAGATGATGGGTGATCTCATCTAGAAGATAAAGTTTGTCCTTATGGTATTTCCTCTATACcatgaaaaaggacaagttatTGCTAGCGGATTCAGAACAGCACACGGGCATTGGTTGGCATTGATGCAAGGTGTGTGGTGATGTGTGATGGCTGAAGAACTTCCTGGAAGCCAACATGGGAGTTGCACCATAAATTTCAGCAAGTTTTCGacatgagaaaattcttggaatggtttagttccaagtggaaaaaattcttgggatggtttagttccaagtgaagtgtacttttgatggtggagtatgattgtcggtAAGACAATGGAAGTGGAAGTTGTAACTCTTAcaatcaaggtggagattgttggggttgattgcaagtctcacatcctttagtgtgggagaataaggagaaggccaaggctatatattgggttttggtcatttgttttcaaatgcaccagtcagcaatagcactttaagcttgtatctgacttagtttaaatatttgctttgtaagagtgtggttgtactggggtgtctggtgtgagtgagagaagtctatgtgttgtaacaattttcacatagtgttaattctctggttgtcggtttaggcagcggccgtggttttttctctagtttggagtttccacgttatattcttgtgttgtgattgtgtcttaattcttttttaacttatgctattttttcccaacaaaacgttctctaaaatattttttaacacagTTTTAAAATGTCCCTATGATAACTCTATGGCAATATTTGATAATTGTTCTCTTAGATATTTCTAAGAACATTTTTCGattgttactttattttaaataaaaggctacaattataaaatattatttaaaaatttaacattcaTGAAATTTTTTGCGAAAATAATTCCATTGACTTATTTAAGGATGCATGCATGCACGTGCTATGCTTAATTACATTTACacttttttatttggtttgtaAGAGAAAGatagaagaaaaagaataaaataaaataaagtgagtagaaaaatatgattatttagTGGTTTGGAATAAGTAAAAGTGATAAGAAatagagaaaggaaagaaatgaatattttataaaacgaccaaaaatttcttaaataaaactatttgtaaagaaaaatgtttgataaaaattaatgttaaactaaaatgatatatttctattttattaatgaaatggtattttgaaaataaaacacTGTTTTATTTCGTTATAGATTACGaacaataaaaatgaaaaactgaTGCTAACGTCAAAGAaagacaaatttaaaacaaaaaactaaattcTATTTCATACCATTGAGGGCGATATTGAGATTtagtttttgttcttttcttttcaGAGAGGAATACAATTACGATGGGGCCCACAACTtacttttcctttcttttctgaTCCGCTGATATCCACAAAGGATAGAAAATATGTTGGAATATAAATGATTTTAgtatgtgaatttaaaaatttgtttaagttttatattgtaaaaatcttatatattgattagtttttaattttataaatacatttgATACTTAATATATGTGGTTTTGCTTCCATACTACAATATTTATGATCTCtagcaatatttttttaaaaatgttgcctaaaaataattaaggcAACATTTTATGTCTATTGCCATTATTGTTTTTGCAACACCGTATAAACGTTCTCTAAACTATTTTTTGGcacaattttaaaatgtcactaTGATAACTCTATGcaatatttgataattattcTCTTAGATATTTCTAGGAACATTTTTCGATTGTTaccttattttgaaaaaaaggctacaattataaaatattatttaaaaatttaacatttatgAAATTTTTCGCGGAAATAATTCCCtccaaataatataataataacatataatatatatatatataatatttaaacattatattattttttattatataaaataaaagtaagttaaaaagaaaaaggaaaagaaactGTAACACAACATTACGCATGGACAGAAGAAGCAAATTAAGTTCAAGCATTTTACTAATCCTAACTAAATCCCTAAATCATCAATACCGTCAAGCACTTTTACTAAATCCATAAATCATCTCAACATTGGACCGTCGTTCCATTCATTTTCACCGTCAACGACGCGATCTCTCTTTCATTCACCCCCTCCGTCAACACACCGTCAACACGAACTCTGCTTCATTCACCCCTTCCGTCAACAAACCGTCAACGCAATCTCTCCTTCATCAACAAGAGCATAGTTTGTGTTCGTCTCCTGTTCTCCGGTGTTCGTATCCTATTCATCGACGTCATGTACTGACAGGTTTGCATCTTTGATCATATTTTTCGTTTGCTTGTTTGTTGCTAATGTATATGGGTTGCTCTGTACAATGTTTTGTTTAGGGTTCATCTTCTctgttttgtttatttatttatttttttttaaaacctctAAGTCATGAATCAAATGCTCAAAATTGTTCATATAGGAACCGTGATCAAATTTCTTCAAACAATTGAACCATGGATAATGTCGTTCTCAATTCAACTGGTTCAACTCGATTTTTATACAACAATTGAAGTGGTACAACATAGGGTGATTTGAGTTCAACATCACCTACTTATATAGTCTTTGTAATGCTTATAATGGTTGGATAGTTGTAGCTTCAAATACTATAACATTTATAGTCTctgacaatatttttttaatcaacatGTATAAAATGTTGCCTAAAAATAGATAAGgcaatattttatatatgttgtcATTATTGTTTTTGCAACACCGAATAaacgttttttaaaatatttttgggcacAGTTTTAAAATGTCCCTATGATAACTCTATGGCAATATTTGATAATTGTTCTCTTAGATATTTCTAGGAACATTTTTCGATTGTTACCTTATTTTGAATAAAAGactacaattatatatataatatatatattaataacatatatatatatatatatatatatatatataatatttaaacattatattattttttattatataaaataaaagtaagttaaaaagaaaaaggaaaagaaactGTAACACAACATTACGCATGGACAGAAGAAGCAAATTAAGTTCAAGCATTTTACTAATCCTAACTAAATCCCTAAATCATCAATACCGTCAAGCACTTTTACTAAATCCATAAATCATCTCAACATTGGACCGTCGTTCCATTCATTTTCACCGTCAACGACGCGATCTCTCTTTCATTCACCCCCTCCGTCAACACACCGTCAACACGAACTCTGCTTCATTCACCCCTTCCGTCAACAAACCGTCAACGCAATCTCTCCTTCATCAACAAGAGCATAGTTTGTGTTCGTCTCCTGTTCTCCGGTGTTCGTATCCTATTCATCGACGTCATGTACTGACAGGTTTGCATCTTTGATCATATTTTTCGTTTGCTTGTTTGTTGCTAATGTATATGGGTTGCTCTGTACAATGTTTTGTTTAGGGTTCATCTTCTctgttttgtttatttatttatttttttttttttttgatgtttGCTCTGATTCGTTTTATTTTGCTTTTCGTTTGTTGTTCGCTTTGAAACTTGTGTTTGTCGTTCACatcttgaaaattaattttcgcTTCTTGCTCTGTAAAATTGTCATTCACATTTTTGAAACCATATATTATACATTATATTCTCTTCTAGTGATTTTGTTTAGCATTTAAAATGATCtttttgtttgtaaaaaaaaagatggTCCTTCCAACTTGTATgcaatttttataataagataaaatagaagtttcatttgtttatttgttagaaCAAGATTTGTATCTCTGTAACGAAGGTTCAAATATCATGAGTCCAAATAAGAATCatgcattttgtttttgttgttcaTCAATTCATAGGGAGACTAACTTAACATGACTTTTGTCAAATTTATCActtaattgaaaagaaaaagtaaaaataattaaagttcaGATGTTATAAACTTAAATCATTTTAACTACAACTAATGCCATAATGTTATAGGTTACTGATTGGTTTTGATGGTTAAGATTATAAAATTATGACTTGTGTTTGGATTTTCAAGCCAGGAAAAAATGACTTACTTGAAATTGTGCTGCAAATTCTGAGATAcctatatttttcatatttgttgTTATTAGCTTAATTCAACTTTTTGTGACTATTAGCTTTAGGGGGTGTATTATGATCCAATACACCCCTTATATTTCATTAAAGTACCTATTCTCTTATATacttatagtaataaattaatatctttTTAGTGAACCAAACATGATAAAGAAGGATTGGATGGACTTGCCTCCACATAGTCAAGGTTACAAGGATGGCGTTAATTACTTTTTGGATATTGCATTCACCAAAGGAATGGTTGAAGGAGATCATATTTTGTGCCCTTGTGCTTTGTGTTGCAATGATAGTTGGGAAAAATAGCTATAGTGTATGACCATTTGTGTAGCAAAGGATTTATAAAGGGATACATAATGGATTTACCATGGTGACAATAAAAGTGTTATGGATGTTGATGGTGATACTAATGATGATACGTCATCTGATGATATTGATGGCTTGTTGTTTGAGATGTTTAGAGATGTTGCTGAAGTAGGTGGAGTACACGAAGGACCAAACGAATATGCTAAGAAATTTTACAAACTCGTTGATGATGCAAATCAAGAGTTGTATCCTGGTTGTAAAAAATTCTCTACATTATTTCACTATCCAAATGTACTTGTTGAAATGTATCCATGGGTGGAGCAATGCATCGTTCACTGCTCTTTTAGAATTGTTGAAAAAGGTTATCCCTGATTTGAACATTTCTATCTCTTTCAATAAAACCAAATCTATGATAAAATATTTGGGGTTAGACTATAAAAAGATTGATGCATGTCCCAACAATTGCATGTTGTTTTGGAAAGAGCACAAGAAAGATGACTCATGTCATCATTGTGGAGCCTCAAGGTGGATTGAGTATCCTGAAGTTGATAAGGATCTTGAAGAATCTAAAAAAGCCCACAAGGTTCCCGCTAAAGTTCTAAGACATTTTCCTTTGATTCCAAGATTGAAAAGACTTTTCATGTGTTCAAAGACAGTTGACACGTTGAGGTGGCATGCTGAAGAGCGTTCAAGGGATGGTAGGTTAAGGCATCAAGCCGATGGCAAAGCATGGAAAGAATTTGACACAAAACATCAAGATTTTGCTCTTGAAACTCGTAACATTAGGCTTGGGTTGGCGAGTGATGGGTTTAATACGTTTAGGACTATGAGTCTTTCACATAGCACATGGCATGTCGtattaactatatataattatcCACCAAGTTTATGCTTGAAGGCAAAAAATTGTCTGATGTTGCTACTTATTCCTGGACCACGATCAACCAGAAATGCAATTGATGTGTATATGCAGCCACTTATTGAGGAGCTAAAAATATTATGGGATGTTGGTGTAGAAACATATGACATTTCAAGAAATCAATCATTTCATATGCGTGCAACTCTTTTGTGGATTGTTAACGACTTCCCTGCATATGCTATGTTATATGGTTGGAGCACTAAAGGGAAGTTTGCTTGCCCAACTTGTAATCGTGAGACTTCTTGAACTTACTTAAAACATAGTTGGAAGATGTGTTATATGGGTCATCGAGTCTTTTTGGATTCAAATCATGTTTGGAGATCAAATGCAATATCTTTTGATGGAAAACCGGAGTATAGGTCTCCACCCTCCTTGTTAGATACAACAAGAATTTTAAAAGACTTACAAGACATTCCTGGTGTATTGGGCAAGAAGAAAGAAATGAAAAAGAGGTTTGGTCCATGGAAGAAAAAATCCATCTTTTGGCAATTACCATATTGGAAGGATAATTCTCTACGCCATGATTTAGATGTAATGCACATTGAGAAGAACATTTGTAATAGTATAATCAGGACTTTCTTGGAGATTGAAGGGAAGAAAAAGGATCATGCAAATGCTCGTTTGGACCTACAAGATATGGGgattagaaaaaaaaacatcatttgaAGGCAACAAATGATGGTAAGAAAACTCAAGTTGCCCCACGTAGTACACTTGTTGGAAAAGTGTCTGACACTTGTTAGGTTCAAGCGTAAGTAGTTAGTCCAACATTGATTATAAATAGGTCGaatgttggatatataagaGCGATGACCTATATATCCAATATTCTAAGGTTTTGGATGATATGAGGTGTTAAAGTCTTTTGTGTTATTGGAACATTTGACACTTTGTTGCTCTTATATCCTCGAACTccccaacaagtggtatcatAGTCTGGTTCAACTTGGTGGGGGAGTGAAAGTTGATCATGGTGTATTAGATCCTGGTATCGAAAGTCTTTTGAATCTTTTTCTCAACATGAACATACACTTTGACAATTTCTCCACCTTTTTAGGGTTGTCAAAATTTTGTttccaatattattttttccaaaattttcaacaataCTAACTTCATAACTTTCAAATCCACTTTTGAAGAAAACCCAAAACCAACCCAAAACTCATaatcatttcaaaattttcaaagacACCATTTAAATCCATGAAAACAAGGACTGATCTAGGTTGATGGCATTGGAAGCTGGTGCCTCCACTTATTtaaggaattttgaaatttcttaaataattttatttttcattaaaaataatttcaactaACACAAAATCTCAAACGAGGGAAAATGTTTGATCTTTCACAGTTCATCATTAGCAACACTAGATCTAGGATTTTTAAGAAACAAAAGTTTGAAAATCCTTCCCCAACAAACCATGGCTTTAgccaaataaaagaaaaagagaggaTGATATTTTCTTACCTTCAAACTAATATTAAAAGAACCAGCAAGATAATGCAAGAACCTTTGctacaagaacgttcttcaaaCTCCTATTAGACCTCTCTCAAAATCAAGATTTCTCTCTCAAGGTTTCATGGCACCATGACTCATGAGTTTTGGATCAAAAGACGAAGAAAAGATGAAATGTGTTTAATGATAGAGAGACAAAGGTTTTGTCTCATAAATGGGAGATATTTTTATCTTCGAATCTCATTTAAGTCACGAGTAAATCACTAAATTGCACTCTAAAATTGTGTAAAAGGCATTTACATCCCATAATTTTAAGAATTGGCAAATAATGCTTTGAAATTAAAGACGTCAGACAACATAGTCTATTTGTTAGTTTGCTCTATTAATGAAGTTGACGTGGACGTTAATTGCTTATGTGCGGAGTCCACTGTTAGCCAACTCATTGCTACATAATAGAGAGGCTAATTAATTTTCCCGATTCTTGAATCACGGTGGACTAATTTGCATGATCTTGAAAAcgaaattcaaattcaattttttttaaactcaaactCTATCATTATTGCAACAGTAACATATTCATCTATATAATCTATTCTTGTTCTTCTTCCGCgatttcatattttctttttcaaagaacttttatttatataatccattcttcttcctctttcatGGTGTTCAAACCGTAGAAAATGAAAGAATCAAGAAGCACCTATTCTTCTTTTGCGATGGATGAAAATTTGAACCcaatttttgttagaaaaagaaattcaaattcaatatttttttaaactcaaactCTACCATTATTGCAACAGTAATATCTTCATCTATATAATCtattcttgttcttcttctGCGATTTCATACTTTCTTCTTCAAagaaatttcatttatataatcCATTATTCTTCCTCTTTCATGGTGTTCAAACCGTAGAAAATGAAAGAATCAAGAAGCACTTATTCTTCTTTTGCCATGGATGAAAACTTGAACCCAATTTTTGTTAGTGCAAAAGTGGTTTTGCGCTACAACCATCAtattgatgttttgatgataacaaaataataagaacaattatCCCCTAATTATTTGCTATTATGCAGAATAagttaaaaagtaaatatttatattaatgactatATATTTTAAGGTATCATAAATTATGAGTAAATTAGAGATAATAATCTAAGTGTTTTTAATACAAAGAATATTATTACCTGATAAACAAGTAATCATGTTTAGAGTAAGTCATGATATAACAAAAAGACAAACGAAGTATAAGTCAATGATTGATCCTCTGATCATAAAGTAAAAGAATGCTACAAAGATCATTTGTCTTTGACTAAAGACTCTTGTTGATCCTCTAACTCAAAGACCAAAGTAGAAAGCTATAAATGAAGCCTCTAATAAAGT contains:
- the LOC101497022 gene encoding WRKY transcription factor 72A-like; protein product: MEDHNNILKSNEGEDNGSNYKHDQKLESTNKKIVETKEENERLKLTQFAKNYQAMHMDFFNIIQHDKQEVVTKSISSHEESELVSLSLGISSIGHPIDDKKNRNETKNIKEDENFDEGLALRLNITFDPSSTTKEGKEEELTKKWSPNKVLKTTRTGDITTEVSQYSQLKKTRVCIRARCDTQTMNDGGQWRKYGQKIAKGNPCPRAYYRCTVSPSCPVRKQVQRCAEDMSILITTYEGTHDHSLHTSATAMAYTTSAAASMLKCSSFTSQQGLTNSNTFPIINSNFSYNLNPPNCTSTSKKFPIPQQLYFQNSSISSLNSHPTVTLDLTTPQTPFPIGKFNTPFPSTQKSSSTNPNLSSTITPFQSCMLPSTLSPYSGHFNYGGLINQYGNQAFQGHVYQPSYMMSNHAISQQPLRDSIVATTKAITTNYPKFQYALKAALTTYVGSNEFSCDGVKENHVVAENEALNLKLGGDRSYSKNTTCNVQKGNMFKFPPSQQ